A window of Panicum virgatum strain AP13 chromosome 8K, P.virgatum_v5, whole genome shotgun sequence contains these coding sequences:
- the LOC120645352 gene encoding uncharacterized protein LOC120645352 — protein sequence MVKKRKNLSDNERQAIYEALLLRSFIGMRNIIHTDEKWFNTTKKAKRFYMLPEEEDPLRTIHNKNSIPKCMLLCAVCPPRYNAEGQCYFDGKLGIWPFVRQEPAQRGSKYRDKGTPITKPINVTRDVSRSYLITKVLLAIVAKWPIEARGETIWIQQDNARTHIEPNDEVFCQAVRQTGLDIRIFNQPANSPDLNVLDLGFFASLQSKTFLTSSKNMNDLIQNVQKEFSNYDESKIRNVFLTLQGCMIEVMKKGGGNGYKIPHMNKEALEAAGMLPNSLSIDRELYHAVLQQLYAA from the exons ATGGTGAAGAAAAGGAAGAATTTGTCAGACAACGAAAGACAAGCAATTTATGAAGCTTTACTTCTCCGAAGC TTTATTGGTATGAGAAATATTATTCACACAGATGAGAAATGGTTCAACACCACCAAAAAAGCAAAGAGATTCTACATGCTGCCCGAGGAAGAGGATCCATTAAGAACAATTCATAACAAGAATTCTATTCCTAAATGTATGCTCCTATGTGCTGTATGTCCACCACGCTATAATGCTGAAGGGCAATGTTACTTTGATGGGAAACTAGGCATATGGCCCTTTGTGAGACAG GAACCAGCGCAAAGAGGCAGCAAATATAGAGACAAGGGTACTCCAATCACAAAACCAATCAATGTGACAAGGGATGTTAGTAGAAGCTACCTTATCACAAAGGTTCTTCTAGCTATTGTTGCAAAGTGGCCCATCGAAGCTAGAGGAGAGACAATCTGGATCCAACAAGATAACGCACGCACACATATAGAACCAAATGATGAGGTATTTTGTCAAGCAGTTCGCCAAACAGGGCTAGACATTCGTATCTTCAACCAGCCAGCTAACTCACCGGATTTGAATGTTCTAGACCTGGGTTTCTTCGCATCCCTACAATCCAAGACCTTTCTTACAAGCTCCAAGAACATGAATGATTTAATTCAGAATGTACAAAAAGAGTTCAGTAATTATGATGAATCCAAAATTAGAAACGTCTTCTTGACTCTACAAGGCTGCATGATAGAAGTCATGAAAAAAGGAGGAGGAAACGGTTATAAGATCCCCCATATGAACAAGGAAGCGCTCGAGGCTGCAGGAATGCTTCCCAATAGCCTTAGCATCGATCGTGAGCTTTATCATGCTGTCCTACAACAATTGTATGCTGCATAA